The Melitaea cinxia chromosome 6, ilMelCinx1.1, whole genome shotgun sequence genome has a window encoding:
- the LOC123654628 gene encoding endocuticle structural glycoprotein ABD-4, protein MKVLVVLSAALALAAALPQRKVSLKPEDQAAAEQNYNNYVQQQDYKQPIQDFRPKVQIDTTTFIPIIHFDKEQDTDGSYRTSYETGNNIHAQEEGYLKDVSNSDNEKISALVQQGSYSYTAPDGQIINVEYTADEFGFRVKGDHIPTPPPVSPEIQKGLDLIYAGIKANEERAAYEAKNDPEASKLNQEKSALNYKGLYYQQ, encoded by the exons ATGAAAGTACTG GTTGTGCTGTCTGCCGCTCTAGCGCTTGCGGCTGCTCTTCCTCAGAGAAAAGTATCCTTAAAGCCCGAAGACCAAGCGGCCGCTGAGCAGAATTACAATAACTATGTACAACAACAAGACTACAAACAACCAATACAAGACTTCAGACCTAAAGTCCAAATTGATACCACTACTTTCATCCCTATCATCCATTTCGACAAGGAACAAGACACCGATGGTAGCTATAGAACAtc ATACGAAACCGGTAACAACATCCACGCCCAAGAAGAAGGCTATTTGAAAGATGTTTCTAATAGTGATAACGAAAAAATTTCTGCTCTCGTACAACAAGGCTCATACTCCTACACAGCTCCTGACGGCCAGATCATCAATGTTGAATATACTGCCGATGAATTCGGTTTCCGAGTAAAGGGTGACCATATCCCAACCCCACCACCAGTATCTCCTGAAATTCAAAAGGGTCTTGACCTTATTTACGCTGGAATTAAGGCTAACGAG gaacGTGCGGCTTATGAAGCTAAGAATGACCCTGAAGCATCAAAACTGAACCAAGAGAAATCTGCTCTGAACTACAAAGGTCTTTACTACCAGCAGTAA
- the LOC123654332 gene encoding endocuticle structural glycoprotein SgAbd-8-like yields the protein MVKLREFRPETIVQPSEPLSSRIMISIIVLSLVMSSLYAQPQKGNDPIPILRYESEGPNVDGSYKWEYETGNEIAAQEKGYVKNFGQGEGKEIQTAEGGFSYKAPDGSPIALTYIADENGFQPQGSHLPTPPPIPPAIQRALEYIAANPQPQGQNPPNKNRG from the exons ATGGTGAAGCTTAGAGAATTCAGACCTGAAACCATTGTCCAGCCATCCGAACCATTATCCAGTAGAATTATG ATCTCGATTATTGTCCTTAGTCTGGTGATGTCCAGTCTTTATGCACAACCGCAGAAAGGAAATGACCCAATACCTATTCTTCGTTACGAATCAGAAGGACCTAATGTAGATGGCTCTTATAAATGGGA gTATGAAACTGGTAACGAAATAGCAGCACAAGAAAAAGGATATGTAAAGAACTTTGGACAAGGCGAAGGTAAAGAGATACAAACTGCTGAAGGAGGTTTCAGCTACAAAGCGCCCGATGGTTCACCCATCGCTCTAACCTATATCGCCGATGAAAATGGTTTCCAACCACAG ggtAGCCATCTGCCTACTCCGCCACCAATACCGCCAGCAATTCAAAGAGCTTTGGAATACATAGCGGCCAACCCTCAGCCACAAGGTCAAAATCCACCCAACAAAAATAGAGGATAA